From Corynebacterium pseudotuberculosis:
AGGACTAAACCTTAACTTTTTCTGTGGAAACGAGATGACCTAGAACCCGGATTCCTCCAATAAAGGTGATCCGGGTTCTTTAATTTGTTTCGCCTGTGATTACAATGGCGAAGTTAAAGCTATAAACCACATACTTAAAACATTTCTAAGGACTTAGTGCACGTGTTTGGACTTTCCAAGATGCTCCGCGTTGGCGAGGGGCGCGCTGTTAAGCGGCTGAAGAAAATCGCTGAAGATGTTATCGATCTCGAGCCTCAGTTTTCTGAGCTCTCCGACGACGAGCTCAAGGCAAAGACTAAAGAATTCCAGGATCGAATCGCTGCGGGAGAAACCGTTGATGACCTCCTGCTAGAGGCGTTTGCCGTTGCGAGAGAAGCGTCGTGGCGTGTTCTTGGACAGAAGCACTATTTAGTTCAGGTTATGGGTGGCGCGGCATTGCACTTTGGCAACGTTGCTGAGATGCGTACCGGTGAGGGCAAGACTCTTACATGTGTGCTCCCTGCGTATCTGAATGCTTTGGAAGGCAAGGGCGTTCACGTTGTTACGGTGAACGATTACTTGGCCAAGCGCGACGCCGAGTGGATGGGGCGTGTGCATAGGTGGCTGGGCCTTGAAGTCGGCGTCATTCTGGCCAATATGCAGCCTACTGAGCGTCGTGCGGCTTATAACGCAGATATTACGTACGGCACAAACAATGAGCTGGGTTTTGATTATCTTCGCGATAATATGGTGCGCTCGCTCGATGAACTGGTGCAACGTGGACACCATTACGCGATCGTGGACGAGGTCGACTCCATCCTTATTGATGAAGCCCGTACCCCCCTTATTATTTCCGGTCCGGTCGATGGCTCTTCGCAGTGGTACAGCGTCTTTGCCCAGATCACTCCGCGACTGACTCGTGACATTCACTTTGAGGTGGATGAGCGCAAGCGCACCGTGGGCATCAAAGAAGAAGGCGTGGCGTATGTCGAGGACCAGCTGGGAATCGAGAACCTTTACGCGCCTGAGCACTCACAGCTGGTGAGCTACCTCAACAACGCTATTAAGGCGCAGGAACTGTTTACTCGCGATAAGGACTATATTGTTCGCAATGGCGAGGTTCTTATCGTGGATGACTTCACCGGTCGTGTCTTGGACGGGCGTCGGTATAACGAGGGCATGCACCAGGCCATTGAGGCCAAAGAAAATGTGGAGATCAAAAACGAGAACCAAACCCTCGCTACGATCACTTTGCAGAACTACTTCCGCCTATATGACAAGCTCGCGGGAATGACGGGTACTGCGGAGACGGAAGCCTCTGAGCTGCACCAGATTTATAAGCTCGATGTTATTCCGATTCCAACCAACCGCGATAATCAGCGTGAAGACATGACAGACCTGGTTTATAAGACCCAGGAAGCCAAGTTTGCTGCCGTTGTGGACGACATCGCAGAACGAGTGGCTAAGGGACAACCAGTGCTTGTGGGTACCACGTCCGTGGAGCGCTCTGAGTATCTTTCCCGGCTGTTGCAACGCCGTGGCGTGAAGCATAGCGTGCTTAACGCTAAGTTCCACGAGCAGGAGGCTCAGATCGTGGCACAAGCCGGACTCCCCGGCGCTGTTACGGTGGCTACCAACATGGCCGGACGTGGAACGGACATCGTGCTGGGCGGCAACCCAGATATCATCGCAGATATCAACTTGCGTGAGCGCGGACTCGATCCCGTGGAGACTCCAGAAGAGTACGAGGCCGCATGGGATGAAGAGCTAGCTAAGGTGAAAAACCGCGGTGAGCGATTGGCCGAAGAAGTTCGGAAAGCCGGTGGCCTCTATGTCCTAGGGACAGAGCGCCATGAGTCTCGGCGTATCGATAACCAGCTGCGTGGACGTGCGGGCCGTCAGGGCGACCCCGGTACCACCCGTTTTTATCTGTCAATGCGCGATGAGCTGATGGTTCGGTTTGTTGGGCAGTCGAT
This genomic window contains:
- the secA gene encoding preprotein translocase subunit SecA, with amino-acid sequence MFGLSKMLRVGEGRAVKRLKKIAEDVIDLEPQFSELSDDELKAKTKEFQDRIAAGETVDDLLLEAFAVAREASWRVLGQKHYLVQVMGGAALHFGNVAEMRTGEGKTLTCVLPAYLNALEGKGVHVVTVNDYLAKRDAEWMGRVHRWLGLEVGVILANMQPTERRAAYNADITYGTNNELGFDYLRDNMVRSLDELVQRGHHYAIVDEVDSILIDEARTPLIISGPVDGSSQWYSVFAQITPRLTRDIHFEVDERKRTVGIKEEGVAYVEDQLGIENLYAPEHSQLVSYLNNAIKAQELFTRDKDYIVRNGEVLIVDDFTGRVLDGRRYNEGMHQAIEAKENVEIKNENQTLATITLQNYFRLYDKLAGMTGTAETEASELHQIYKLDVIPIPTNRDNQREDMTDLVYKTQEAKFAAVVDDIAERVAKGQPVLVGTTSVERSEYLSRLLQRRGVKHSVLNAKFHEQEAQIVAQAGLPGAVTVATNMAGRGTDIVLGGNPDIIADINLRERGLDPVETPEEYEAAWDEELAKVKNRGERLAEEVRKAGGLYVLGTERHESRRIDNQLRGRAGRQGDPGTTRFYLSMRDELMVRFVGQSMENMMNRLNVPDDVPIEAKMVTNSIKGAQASVENQNFEMRKNVLKYDEVMNEQRKVIYSERREILESADIAENIQKMIDDTIGAYVDGATANGYVEDWDLDALWNALESLYGPSMQAQELIDGTEYGSAGELSESDLRAAVLEDAHKQYAELEENVSAIGGEAQMRNIERMVILPVIDQKWREHLYEMDYLKEGIGLRAMAQRDPLVEYQKEGGDMFNAMKDGIKEETVRQLFLLRKQFQAPAVDETVEA